Sequence from the Acropora muricata isolate sample 2 chromosome 10, ASM3666990v1, whole genome shotgun sequence genome:
CCCCTAGATAATTCCACAACAGATGATACTGTTTGCTACTTCGTTGTAAACATTCACAGTGAAAGTATTGCTtcaaagttttttcttttctgctgACCATACTTGGTCATATTTTTGCAAATTTGGTCGCACAGAATCGATTCAGTTATTAAAGAGGACCATTTTTTTTAATCCCGTGTTGTTTTATCAACGTACAGTAGATTGAGACATGCGTAAATTGCTCCCCTAAAAAgatgaaataaataaagcatATATTTCGTACATTCACATTCCCAAATACTCCTAATTTATGCATGCTCATTATGTTATTGCTTTCCGATACAATGGCAAGTAACGTTACATGCTTTGTATagatttcgtttatacaatgcATTTGGAAAGCTTGATTGAATATGACTGAGTATACTTTTTATATAAAATTGTCCCGAATATTCGCACTGATACTTTTATCAATCAGTTTCAGGTTTGCAAGCCAGCTTCGGGAACTGAATAAAGGCGAATATGTATTGGAGGGAAACGAAAACTATCACTTTCAGTTTGACATAGACAACTCAATGACGCCAAAAACAGGGGGATGAGGGTGGATTTATTGCTGTGTGTGTTTTGTGTTTCAGACAATAATCCATTCTGTCTGCCAAtctctttcattttgtttacatttttttctaacTTATGTAAATGTAAGTAAATTTAAGAAAACGGGGCATAAAGGGACATAATTCATAATGAGCTGACCATTGCCCAAGTACTTAATTGTCAATATGGAATGGTACAATTACCTGAGTATAAAGTGTGGTTAGCACTGCATAGTCGATCGTTTGTCGTTTGTACATTTTGTCGATTCTTGTTGTCATCATTGCTCAGTATGTTTGCGATTGAAAATGGCGTAAAGGTACGTTGTTCCTTTACAAATGTTATGTTTTCAtctctttctctcttttcaACTGCTTCATGGACAATTTTGTTCTTGATTAATCGACTGATGGAGCTGATTGAGGGAATTTGATCTTCATGGCAAACGCTATCTCGAAGCAGGTAATCTCTTAGCTCCCAACAAAATGCTCCCGGGTCCTGTCTTCTGTACTGATCAATTTTTCTCTCAATGTCAGCCGTTATGACCCGCGGGCGTCCTGTATTTTGCGCGGCATTAAGGATTCCAGACTCTTGGTATTTAGCTAGTAATTTGCTAATGCATCCATGTGTGACCTTCAGTTGCCTACTGATGTCACATTGACGAAGCCCAAGACACGAGAGCGTGATAATACGAGACCGCAACTCTGGGGGTAGTGGTTTTCCACTGACATAACTTCCACCTAACTGATTAACCTTGCTGCCACCTAGATCAGTAGAGACGATTGTTCCAGTGGTTAGGAAATGTCGACTGGGTTTTTATAGAAACTAGGTAAGGTACACTTCTCTACACAGAAACGAAtataaaaattgataaaataaaCTCTGATCTATTTAAAATAAACTCTGATCTATTTAGGCACGTATCaattatgaaattataaaagaaaaagattggCAAAAACGACTTGAAAGTAAATGAACGACAGGGAAAAAAACTGAAGATTTCAGTTAATCGTACTAACGTTTACCCAGAATTTTTGCAAGCGTCACCAAATGTACGTTGCTTCTCTCAATGTGACATCTGTATTATCAATTGATTCCACagcaaaagaaaagcaagatatAAGTCAGAACGATAATGCAACATGTGTGGTATCAGAGGTTCTTCCTTTTGGCTAAACTTTTTATCTTTAGTACGACTGATgtcactttttctttttatccaaAAAGTAATACGCCTACGTTCTCCCCATTTCTTTTCCCCGGTGACTTTATTGTTTCCGCCATAGTTAGAGACTCGGGTTCACACTCTCAAAGTAGACCGAGTGCTTGTCACTTGCAGTATGCGACATTCCATGAATGCACCCAAACTGAGCTAGCTGGCGATTGTGGTATCTCTGACTAAAAAAGATTGACGATTCTTCGTGATGTGTTACAGACTCGATGAGATTTCTACGTGATGGCCATCTACAATCGCATTTCAGGATATGCAGCACTTATTTATATGTGAATGGGAGGATAGGAGAAAACATAAAATCGTATATCTGCTCAATCTCAGCCTATTATCTCAAAACAATTAACCGAATGAATTCAACAAAAAGCGAACATCCCTTTGAgtcgttttctttcatttggttACTGTCTCCATAAAGCAATAATTTTAACATACTGATAAGCACAAGAGCGCCAATATCTCTCTAACcactaattattgtccaataggGTTACAAGTCGTTTTTGTCTAATTATACTTAGCCTACATCAACGCAATTGAGATATTAAAATAGTTAAGTTATTGTTACCATTTGTGCGCGCCTCCATGATTTTGTCTCAAGTCACAGATCAGAAAGGTTTTCCGTTCGCCAGAATCGGCTGACTCTAACATTAGCTCTGCCGCgtgtaataattgttttataccTGGTTACGATCCTGTTTGACAATACAGTCACCTCTCTATTGTTCATAGAGGCTGTATAGGAACGTGTGCCGACTTCAACCAAACACGACCCTATAAATAGCAACATGACACGAGGCGGAAACATTTGATCAGTTAGATGCAAATACTTTTCATCATCTTGGAAGAAATCAATTTGCAAATTCCACCATGTCAAGAAAGTAAGTAATTTCGTAGGACATATTACAATATATGGTGCTACATTAAAAGAAAACACAGGTGTGTCTGATTACAATGGCACATCAAAGGAATGAAAACCGCAAAGCCGAAAAACACTTggatgaacaaaacaaaagaaaaagatttcAAATAACGCACTGGtcgttttttttacttttgagGCTATAAAAACATATGAAacattttcttaatattttgcaatttttgattGTCTGAAAAATTGCTG
This genomic interval carries:
- the LOC136887341 gene encoding paired box protein Pax-3-like encodes the protein MEARTNGGSKVNQLGGSYVSGKPLPPELRSRIITLSCLGLRQCDISRQLKVTHGCISKLLAKYQESGILNAAQNTGRPRVITADIERKIDQYRRQDPGAFCWELRDYLLRDSVCHEDQIPSISSISRLIKNKIVHEAVEKRERDENITFVKEQRTFTPFSIANILSNDDNKNRQNVQTTNDRLCSANHTLYSDFGGKHLLSKDGITAALQRDSSGYRTLHAQRRMRTRFNRAQSAQLEREFLRNPYPGVQGRITLAGKLEIDEPRIKIWFANRRARGRRQVNTENGTLTASSGDKQLTYSRDNKLTTVPKWPLFYPSHTLSPRKMARIPFYSPYE